A genomic window from Flavobacterium sp. I3-2 includes:
- a CDS encoding cbb3-type cytochrome c oxidase subunit I, with the protein MSAVGHDLTHGHDDAHDHHHKETFVTKYIFSMDHKMIAKQFLITGIFMGIIGIVMSLLFRMQIAWPEESFKVFSWLLGDEFAPGGVMRNDIYLALVTIHGTIMVFFVLTAGLSGTFSNLLIPLQIGARDMASGFMNMLSYWIFFIACVVMLSSLFVESGPASAGWTIYPPLSAVPQAIPGSGTGMTLWLISMALFIVQSAMGSLNYIVTVLNLRTEGMSMTRLPLTIWALFVTAIIGVVSFPVLLSAALLLIMDRSFGTSFFLSDIYLAGEVLHYQGGSPVLFEHLFWFLGHPEVYIVILPAMGICSEVISANARKPIFGYRAMITSILAIAFLSTIVWGHHMFVSGMNPFLGSVFTFTTLLIAIPSAVKAFNYITTIWKGNLQMNPGMLFSIGFVSTFITGGLTGIILGDSTLDINVHDTYFVIAHFHLVMGISALYGMFAGIYHWFPKMFGRMLNKNLGYIHFWVTAVCAYGVFFPMHFIGLAGLPRRYYSNSAFPMFDDMVDVNILITVFALVGAAFQLVFLWNFFYSIFYGKKATQNPWRATTLEWTTPVEPIHGNWPGDLPVVHRWPYDYSKPGYDEDFVMQTVPLREGEKDGGAH; encoded by the coding sequence ATGTCAGCAGTAGGACACGATTTAACTCACGGACATGACGACGCTCATGACCACCACCATAAAGAGACTTTCGTAACAAAGTACATCTTTAGTATGGATCACAAAATGATTGCTAAACAATTCTTGATTACAGGGATTTTTATGGGAATCATTGGTATTGTGATGTCATTATTATTCCGTATGCAAATTGCTTGGCCAGAAGAATCTTTCAAAGTATTCTCATGGTTATTAGGAGATGAATTTGCACCAGGAGGCGTAATGAGAAACGATATTTATCTTGCACTTGTAACCATTCACGGTACAATCATGGTATTCTTCGTATTAACAGCAGGTTTAAGTGGTACATTCTCTAACTTACTTATTCCATTACAAATTGGAGCTCGTGATATGGCTTCTGGATTCATGAACATGTTATCATATTGGATATTCTTTATTGCATGTGTAGTTATGTTATCATCTTTATTCGTAGAATCAGGACCAGCTTCTGCAGGTTGGACAATATATCCTCCATTATCAGCAGTTCCACAAGCAATCCCAGGTTCAGGAACAGGTATGACTTTATGGTTAATTTCTATGGCATTATTCATTGTACAATCTGCAATGGGGTCATTAAACTATATCGTAACAGTTTTAAACTTAAGAACTGAAGGAATGTCTATGACAAGATTACCATTAACAATTTGGGCGTTATTCGTAACAGCTATCATTGGTGTGGTTTCTTTCCCAGTATTATTATCTGCAGCTTTATTATTAATCATGGATAGAAGCTTTGGTACTTCTTTCTTCTTATCTGATATTTATTTAGCAGGAGAAGTTTTACATTACCAAGGAGGTTCACCAGTATTATTCGAACACTTATTCTGGTTCTTAGGTCACCCTGAGGTTTACATCGTAATCTTACCAGCAATGGGTATCTGTTCGGAAGTAATTTCTGCTAATGCTCGTAAACCAATCTTCGGTTACCGCGCAATGATTACATCAATCTTAGCAATTGCATTCTTATCTACGATCGTTTGGGGACACCACATGTTCGTTTCAGGTATGAATCCATTCTTAGGATCTGTATTTACGTTTACAACATTATTAATTGCAATTCCATCTGCAGTAAAAGCGTTCAACTACATTACTACAATTTGGAAAGGTAATTTACAAATGAACCCAGGTATGTTATTCAGTATCGGTTTCGTTTCTACGTTCATCACTGGAGGTTTAACAGGAATCATCTTAGGAGATTCTACATTAGATATCAACGTTCACGATACCTATTTCGTTATTGCTCACTTCCACTTAGTAATGGGTATTTCTGCACTTTACGGAATGTTTGCTGGTATCTACCACTGGTTCCCTAAAATGTTCGGAAGAATGTTGAACAAAAACTTAGGATATATCCACTTCTGGGTAACTGCAGTTTGTGCTTACGGAGTATTCTTCCCAATGCACTTTATCGGATTAGCAGGTTTACCACGTCGTTACTATTCTAACTCTGCATTCCCAATGTTTGATGATATGGTAGATGTTAACATCTTAATTACTGTATTCGCATTAGTTGGAGCTGCATTCCAGTTAGTTTTCTTATGGAACTTCTTCTATAGTATTTTCTACGGTAAGAAAGCGACTCAAAACCCATGGAGAGCAACTACATTAGAGTGGACAACTCCTGTAGAACCAATCCACGGAAACTGGCCAGGTGATTTACCAGTAGTTCACAGATGGCCTTATGATTATTCTAAACCAGGTTATGATGAAGATTTCGTTATGCAAACCGTTCCATTAAGGGAAGGTGAAAAAGACGGAGGAGCTCATTAA
- a CDS encoding addiction module protein: protein MNGSTIKQINAKLKQLPEDLLEDVERYIDFLTFRYKLEKEDIPQWQKNILDKRLDSYQNSPDDVLPIKTLFEILDKDV from the coding sequence ATGAACGGTTCTACAATAAAACAAATCAACGCTAAATTAAAACAACTTCCTGAAGATCTTTTGGAAGATGTTGAACGTTATATTGATTTTTTAACTTTCAGGTATAAACTAGAAAAGGAAGATATTCCTCAATGGCAAAAAAATATTTTAGATAAACGCTTAGACAGTTATCAAAACAGTCCTGATGATGTACTACCGATAAAAACATTATTTGAAATTCTAGATAAAGATGTATGA
- the ruvB gene encoding Holliday junction branch migration DNA helicase RuvB, with translation MNQNLNPTNAHFTPEENDVEKKLRPLSFDDFTGQDQVLENLQIFVKAANLRNEALDHTLFHGPPGLGKTTLANILAAELNVGIKITSGPVLDKPGDLAGLLTNLEERDVLFIDEIHRLSPVVEEYLYSAMEDFKIDIMIESGPNARSVQIHLNPFTLVGATTRSGLLTAPMRARFGIQSRLQYYNTELLSTIIERSSSILGVPISLEAAIEIAGRSRGTPRIANALLRRVRDFAQIKGNGKIDIEIARFALNALHVDQHGLDEMDNKILTTIIDKFKGGPVGLSTLATAVSENAETIEEVYEPFLIQEGFVFRTPRGREVTDKAYKHLDRQKPNVQGGLF, from the coding sequence ATGAATCAGAATTTAAATCCAACAAATGCTCATTTCACACCGGAAGAAAACGATGTAGAAAAAAAATTACGTCCACTTAGTTTTGACGATTTTACAGGTCAAGATCAAGTGTTAGAAAATTTACAAATCTTTGTAAAAGCTGCTAATTTACGTAACGAAGCATTAGATCATACGTTGTTTCACGGACCACCCGGACTTGGAAAAACCACGCTTGCTAATATTTTAGCAGCCGAATTAAACGTTGGAATTAAAATTACATCTGGTCCTGTTTTAGATAAACCGGGAGATTTAGCTGGTTTGCTAACTAATTTAGAAGAACGCGATGTTTTGTTTATCGATGAAATCCATCGATTAAGTCCAGTTGTTGAAGAATATTTATATTCGGCAATGGAAGATTTTAAAATCGACATCATGATCGAATCTGGACCTAATGCACGTTCAGTTCAAATTCATTTAAATCCGTTTACTTTAGTTGGCGCAACTACGCGTTCTGGTTTATTAACTGCTCCAATGCGTGCGCGTTTCGGAATTCAAAGCCGATTACAATATTACAATACCGAACTTTTAAGTACCATCATCGAAAGAAGTTCTTCTATTCTTGGAGTTCCAATTTCGTTAGAAGCTGCGATTGAAATTGCAGGTCGTAGCCGCGGAACACCACGTATTGCTAATGCACTTTTACGTCGCGTTCGTGATTTTGCTCAAATCAAAGGAAACGGAAAAATTGATATCGAAATTGCTCGTTTTGCTTTGAATGCTTTACATGTCGATCAACACGGATTAGACGAAATGGATAATAAGATTCTTACCACCATTATTGATAAATTTAAAGGCGGTCCTGTTGGATTATCGACCTTAGCAACTGCGGTTTCTGAAAATGCCGAAACGATTGAAGAGGTTTACGAACCATTCTTAATTCAAGAAGGATTTGTTTTCAGAACACCTCGTGGTCGTGAAGTTACAGATAAAGCATACAAACATTTAGATAGACAAAAACCAAACGTTCAAGGAGGATTATTTTAA
- the queG gene encoding tRNA epoxyqueuosine(34) reductase QueG codes for MLHRSKHTQMIKKEAERLGFLSCGISQADFLETEAPRLENWLSKNMHGEMSYMENYFDKRLDPRLLVDGAKSVITLLMNYYPAQFQVEDSYKLSKYAYGRDYHGVIKKRMSELTAFIREHIGEINSEIFIDSAPVLDKAWAVKSGLGWMGKNTNLISKKTGSFFFIAEIICDLDLDYDTITTDHCGSCTACIDACPTQAIEQPYVVNGSKCISYFTIELQNQIPTEMKGKFDDWMYGCDVCQDVCPWNRFSKPHNEPFFEPRANLLELTKADWNALNKETFNKVFKKSAVKRIKFEGLVKNIQFIKDVE; via the coding sequence ATGTTGCATCGTTCAAAACATACTCAAATGATAAAAAAGGAAGCCGAGCGATTAGGCTTCCTTTCTTGTGGTATATCTCAAGCAGATTTTTTGGAAACCGAAGCGCCTCGTTTAGAAAATTGGCTTTCAAAAAACATGCATGGCGAAATGAGTTATATGGAAAATTATTTCGATAAACGTTTAGACCCACGATTGTTGGTTGATGGAGCAAAATCTGTCATTACGTTATTGATGAATTATTATCCAGCTCAGTTTCAAGTGGAGGATTCGTATAAACTTTCTAAATATGCATACGGACGAGATTATCACGGAGTAATCAAAAAACGAATGAGTGAACTAACTGCATTTATTCGTGAACATATCGGAGAAATTAATTCTGAGATTTTTATCGATTCAGCTCCGGTTCTAGATAAAGCTTGGGCAGTTAAAAGTGGTTTGGGTTGGATGGGAAAAAACACCAATCTGATTTCAAAAAAAACAGGTTCTTTTTTCTTTATTGCCGAAATTATTTGTGATTTAGATTTGGATTACGATACCATTACAACCGATCATTGTGGTAGTTGTACAGCTTGTATTGATGCTTGTCCGACGCAAGCAATTGAACAACCTTATGTAGTTAACGGAAGTAAATGTATTTCATATTTTACGATTGAACTTCAAAATCAAATTCCTACAGAAATGAAAGGAAAATTTGACGATTGGATGTACGGATGCGATGTTTGTCAGGATGTTTGTCCTTGGAATCGTTTTTCAAAACCTCATAACGAACCTTTTTTTGAACCTCGAGCGAATCTGTTGGAGTTAACAAAAGCCGATTGGAATGCGTTAAATAAAGAAACATTTAATAAGGTTTTTAAAAAATCGGCAGTTAAAAGAATCAAATTCGAAGGTTTGGTAAAAAATATCCAATTTATTAAAGATGTGGAATAA
- a CDS encoding NADP-dependent malic enzyme, giving the protein MHKDTKRREALLYHAKPNPGKIAVVPTKPYASQRDLSLAYSPGVAEPCLEIAKNVENVYKYTAKGNLVAVISNGTAVLGLGDIGPEASKPVMEGKGLLFKIFADIDVFDIEVDTKDIDKFVETVKNIAPTFGGINLEDIKAPESFEIERRLKEELDIPVMHDDQHGTAIISAAALLNALELSDKKIEEIKLVVSGAGSAALACSNLYLMLGVKVENIVMFDKDGVLHTNRTDLLPVQMQYAKDVEGLTLAEAMKGSDVFLGLSAPNVLTPEMLLTMNVNPIVFAMANPVPEIDYELAIATREDIIMATGRSDKPNQVNNVLGFPFIFRGALDVRATKINEEMKMAAVHALAKLAKESVPEQVNIAYGEKRLVFGKDYILPKPFDPRLITEVPPAVAKAAMESGVATAPITDWDKYREELTSRMGNDNKMVRLLINRAKTEPKRVIYTEADQLNVLKAAQIAYEEGIAIPVLLGNKEIILELKEEIGFDADVEIIDPKTKEEVERRTRFATAFWNKNERRGVTLLDAEKMMRERSYFASMMVTEGEADAMLSGYSRSYPSAIKPILQMIPKMPGVTKVATTNLMMTKRGPMFLADTAINPDPSAEELAKIALMTDRTVKMFGMQPVMAMVSFGNFGSSKEESPKKMRQAVEFLHKHHPEMIVDGEIQMDFALNQDMLKEKFPFSKLVGKKVNTLLFPNLDAANSTYKMLKELNGATSIGPIILGLEEAVHVFQLGASVDEMVNMTAVAVVDAQEKKKRKK; this is encoded by the coding sequence ATGCATAAAGACACTAAACGTAGAGAAGCACTACTTTACCATGCAAAACCAAATCCGGGTAAAATTGCTGTTGTTCCTACAAAACCTTACGCATCTCAAAGAGATTTATCATTAGCCTATTCTCCTGGAGTTGCAGAGCCTTGTTTAGAAATTGCTAAGAATGTTGAGAATGTTTATAAATATACTGCTAAAGGAAATTTAGTAGCTGTTATTTCAAACGGTACAGCTGTTTTGGGTTTAGGTGACATTGGTCCAGAAGCTTCAAAACCTGTAATGGAAGGTAAAGGTTTGTTATTTAAAATCTTTGCTGATATTGATGTTTTTGATATCGAAGTGGATACCAAAGATATTGACAAATTTGTCGAAACAGTTAAAAATATTGCTCCAACCTTTGGAGGAATTAATTTAGAAGATATCAAAGCTCCTGAATCTTTTGAAATAGAAAGACGTTTAAAAGAAGAATTAGATATTCCGGTAATGCATGACGATCAGCACGGAACAGCAATTATTTCTGCTGCTGCTTTATTAAATGCTTTGGAATTATCTGACAAAAAAATAGAGGAAATTAAATTAGTGGTTTCAGGTGCAGGTTCTGCAGCTTTGGCTTGTTCTAATTTATATTTGATGTTAGGAGTTAAGGTTGAGAACATTGTGATGTTTGATAAAGACGGTGTGTTACATACCAATCGTACCGATTTACTTCCTGTGCAAATGCAATACGCAAAAGACGTTGAAGGTTTGACTTTGGCCGAAGCGATGAAAGGAAGCGATGTTTTCTTAGGATTATCTGCTCCAAACGTATTAACTCCAGAAATGTTGTTAACGATGAACGTAAATCCGATTGTTTTTGCAATGGCAAACCCAGTTCCAGAAATTGATTACGAATTGGCAATTGCAACTCGTGAAGATATTATCATGGCAACAGGTCGTTCAGATAAGCCAAATCAAGTCAACAATGTTTTAGGATTTCCTTTCATCTTCCGTGGAGCTTTAGATGTTCGTGCAACTAAAATCAACGAGGAAATGAAAATGGCAGCGGTACATGCATTGGCTAAATTAGCTAAAGAATCCGTTCCTGAACAAGTAAATATTGCATACGGTGAAAAGAGATTGGTTTTTGGTAAAGATTATATTCTTCCTAAACCTTTTGATCCACGTTTGATAACTGAAGTTCCACCTGCAGTTGCTAAAGCAGCGATGGAATCTGGTGTTGCAACCGCACCGATTACAGATTGGGATAAATACCGCGAAGAGTTAACTTCTCGAATGGGTAATGATAATAAAATGGTTCGATTGTTAATCAATCGTGCTAAAACAGAACCTAAACGTGTAATTTATACAGAAGCAGATCAATTAAATGTTTTAAAAGCTGCTCAGATTGCTTATGAAGAAGGAATTGCAATTCCGGTTTTACTTGGAAACAAAGAAATTATTCTTGAACTTAAAGAAGAAATTGGTTTTGATGCAGATGTAGAAATTATTGATCCAAAAACAAAAGAAGAAGTTGAGCGTAGAACACGTTTTGCAACTGCTTTTTGGAATAAGAACGAACGCCGAGGAGTTACATTATTAGATGCTGAAAAGATGATGCGCGAACGTAGCTATTTTGCATCAATGATGGTAACAGAAGGCGAAGCAGATGCCATGCTTTCTGGATATTCTCGTAGTTATCCTTCAGCAATTAAGCCGATTTTGCAGATGATTCCTAAAATGCCAGGAGTTACCAAAGTAGCAACTACAAACTTGATGATGACTAAGCGCGGTCCAATGTTTTTGGCAGACACTGCAATTAACCCAGATCCTTCTGCAGAAGAATTGGCTAAAATTGCTTTAATGACAGATAGAACCGTAAAAATGTTTGGTATGCAACCAGTAATGGCGATGGTTTCTTTTGGTAATTTTGGTTCTTCAAAAGAAGAATCTCCAAAAAAAATGCGTCAAGCGGTTGAGTTTCTTCATAAACACCATCCTGAAATGATTGTTGATGGCGAAATTCAAATGGACTTTGCTTTAAATCAAGACATGCTAAAAGAGAAGTTTCCTTTCTCTAAATTGGTTGGTAAGAAAGTAAATACGCTTTTATTCCCAAATTTAGATGCAGCAAATTCAACATATAAAATGCTTAAAGAATTAAATGGCGCAACTTCGATAGGTCCAATTATTCTTGGATTAGAAGAAGCTGTTCACGTTTTTCAATTAGGTGCAAGTGTTGATGAAATGGTAAACATGACTGCGGTAGCTGTTGTGGATGCTCAAGAAAAGAAAAAACGTAAAAAATAA
- the ruvA gene encoding Holliday junction branch migration protein RuvA, whose amino-acid sequence MIAFVKGRLVEKSPTDVVIDCNGIGYHIHISLHTYSQLPTSENIILHTYFQVKEDSQTLYGFADKVEKEIFKLLISVSGIGGNTARNMLSHTNPKELMNAIASNDLKTIQSIKGIGIKTAQRLIIELQEKVIKLFNIEDLTVTYHNTNSEEALSALEVLGFVRKSSEKIVKKIVEQIPDASVEMIIKQALKNL is encoded by the coding sequence ATGATTGCTTTTGTAAAAGGAAGATTGGTTGAGAAATCACCTACAGATGTTGTTATTGATTGTAATGGAATTGGATATCATATACATATTTCATTACATACCTATTCTCAATTACCTACCTCCGAAAATATTATCCTTCATACTTATTTTCAAGTAAAAGAAGATTCACAAACATTATATGGATTTGCTGATAAAGTAGAAAAAGAAATTTTTAAATTATTAATTTCAGTTTCTGGAATTGGTGGAAACACTGCTCGCAATATGCTTTCGCATACAAATCCTAAAGAATTGATGAATGCAATTGCATCAAACGATTTAAAAACAATTCAATCAATAAAAGGAATTGGAATAAAAACTGCTCAAAGATTGATTATTGAATTACAAGAAAAAGTTATTAAATTGTTCAATATTGAAGATTTAACTGTTACTTATCACAATACAAATTCAGAAGAAGCGTTATCTGCTTTAGAGGTTCTTGGATTTGTAAGAAAATCTTCCGAAAAAATTGTGAAGAAAATCGTCGAACAAATTCCCGATGCTTCTGTTGAAATGATTATTAAACAAGCTTTAAAAAACTTATAG